From a region of the Nonlabens sp. Hel1_33_55 genome:
- a CDS encoding GIY-YIG nuclease family protein, with amino-acid sequence MKFYFVYILKCSDDSFYAGFTSNLDQRLAEHQMGKSAGYTSKRLPLELVWFEQFLDYPEQAIQWEKRIKGWSRRKKQALIDGNWDNLILFSKNYAEYGNKIKRVED; translated from the coding sequence ATGAAATTCTATTTTGTCTACATCTTAAAATGCAGCGATGATAGTTTTTACGCAGGTTTTACTTCTAATCTTGACCAAAGACTTGCAGAACATCAAATGGGTAAATCCGCTGGATATACATCTAAAAGATTACCCTTAGAATTGGTCTGGTTTGAGCAGTTTTTGGATTATCCAGAACAAGCAATTCAATGGGAAAAGCGAATCAAAGGCTGGTCAAGGAGAAAGAAACAGGCATTAATCGATGGAAATTGGGACAATTTGATTTTGTTTTCAAAAAACTACGCTGAGTATGGAAATAAGATTAAAAGAGTTGAAGATTGA
- a CDS encoding DNA repair ATPase: MADKELKDTTQLDSGTYEIIQSRLLKQKNDLQQRLHALNEERKKVFGSLETRLIANDRVNTENNCIARDIVTIGKNSIFGYNVHFGLRTEINLSDVFSIYEFDREGKDGDALRFRDLPAGRQEAGSSLELIEDPIFQTDFENLYKYYRNTIFSKFAIIGNYLHMVFQLSDSVTDIKTFKWLIKENELQYVDNRSEHEYRFPAQYGFQWKEAGRDNQRAGKHGHVSILDKVFVETIGGDLTIKVEDNTDDGQGIYREDVEHRDQTLDDGQYRYADLGNLIVLEIKPFQEEPRHFVYNHKIKEVEKIDSIAQAAVLLPDEQGIIFPSGYYLQTGEYNVFPSDAGKLKFQQKIASPNGEDHLYVFYNAAQGLYVLMSYNVIDQSVKTPIVCNGFTILEQGELCYFRNGDEQTKHHMMQIWQTPYLKGDIVPSEHQDTMLYKIGNKDIVKAMAEANELLTLLNKEDSYGGLYDDIARASKDILDAYYWLPEEETKQINLPLGEINKASNAAIDEFEKVKQMRKQAAAETKDISKKAETLFSKIKSTSFKSINDFVELLTQLRSLRGEAIGLYEIRYVDTDFIKGIEDQIVEQNEVISRRAVTFLLDDKALAPYHEAVAEKQKALDATKKVIEIKNLEKEVNQIAEDLELLIEIVSNLDIEDTSHSTKIIENISLIFATINQVKAAIKNKVKIVGKKEAQADFAAQLKLIDQSIINYLDIANTPEKCDEFLTKISIQLEELEGKFADYDEYITEIIAKREEVYAAFDNRKSSLIEARNKKAISYQNAAERIIKGVQKRAQSLDSATEINGYFASDLMINKVRDIIAQLKDLEDAGKAEAIETALKVAREDALRKLKDKNELYEDGDNIIKLGKHKFGVNKQQLDLTIVFKDNALFYHLTGTDFYQELHNEILTQSKGIWNQELVSENSEVYRAAYLAYSIFKTGDKEALRMMSPTDLLLRVQEIASGNYSGGYVKGVHDHDTAQILSVLLHKHHDLGLLTYDPNTRAKAQFFWNSLEQSQRSNLNRILKSAGEVLSVFPDSKEYDFIVEELADEIFKANSANKTDFDKLSLTKEKTPSDVTLSLSKRSLDSIKHNSNSTAGNEHQIAEYLFNELKDNDHFTVSTSAIQLKEAFEKKIKSQNADLKFKKSLEACEDEKSKVELVRHWVSAFAKAESKQALLPYTNECVANILYGKLTADKTVAISPVETITGLKGSHGTINESEFVFNYHEFVNVLEHFTTVKVPAYETFRKAKHQVTEELKESLRLEEFKPRVLSSFVRNKLIDQVYFPLIGDNLAKQLGTVGDTKRTDRMGLLLLISPPGYGKTTLMEYMANRLGLIFMKINGPAIGHDITSVDPEAASNAATREELKKLNLAFEMGDNVMLYLDDIQHCNPEFLQKFISLSDGTRKIEGVYNGKPKTYDLRSKKFCVIMAGNPYTESGDKFQIPDMLANRADIYNLGDIIGDTAHLFELSLVENALTSNPVLQQLSNKHFDDVYALIDRVQNGASDNELKGNHSNQEIADYVAVLEKVLKIRDTVLKVNEAYIASAGMEDAYRTEPSFKLQGSYRDMNKLVAKVVPIMDDKELQTLLSSHYESESQTLTSAAEANLLKYKELVSTIKPKEQERWTAIKEIFAKNNKLNGLGGQNQMSQVLNQMMDFTENLEGIKEVLKKGLAK; encoded by the coding sequence ATGGCAGATAAAGAACTAAAAGACACCACACAACTGGACTCTGGAACTTACGAGATCATCCAGAGTCGATTGCTCAAGCAAAAAAATGACTTGCAGCAACGACTCCATGCGCTCAACGAAGAGCGCAAGAAAGTCTTCGGCTCGCTGGAAACTAGGTTGATTGCAAACGACCGTGTGAATACAGAGAATAACTGTATCGCTCGTGATATTGTGACCATCGGCAAGAACAGCATCTTTGGTTATAACGTGCACTTTGGATTACGTACAGAGATCAATCTGAGTGATGTTTTTAGTATTTATGAATTTGATCGGGAAGGGAAAGATGGTGATGCATTACGCTTTCGCGACCTGCCTGCCGGCAGGCAGGAAGCTGGGTCAAGTTTAGAACTCATTGAAGACCCAATCTTTCAAACCGACTTTGAAAATCTTTACAAGTACTATCGCAATACCATTTTTTCCAAGTTTGCGATCATAGGGAATTACCTGCACATGGTTTTCCAGCTGAGTGATTCAGTGACGGATATCAAGACCTTTAAGTGGTTGATAAAAGAAAACGAATTGCAGTATGTGGACAACCGCAGTGAACACGAGTACCGTTTCCCAGCGCAATATGGATTTCAATGGAAAGAAGCTGGACGTGATAACCAGCGTGCAGGAAAGCACGGCCATGTATCGATTTTAGACAAAGTTTTTGTAGAAACTATAGGTGGTGATTTAACCATTAAAGTAGAAGATAATACAGACGATGGTCAAGGAATCTATCGGGAAGATGTAGAGCACCGCGACCAGACACTCGATGATGGTCAATACCGATATGCAGATTTAGGGAACCTCATCGTTCTAGAAATCAAACCATTTCAAGAAGAACCGCGTCATTTTGTGTACAACCACAAGATCAAGGAAGTAGAAAAAATTGACAGTATTGCTCAAGCTGCAGTGCTGTTACCAGACGAGCAAGGAATCATTTTCCCTAGCGGTTATTACTTGCAAACTGGTGAGTACAACGTGTTTCCAAGCGATGCTGGAAAACTAAAATTTCAGCAAAAAATTGCCTCGCCTAATGGTGAAGATCATTTATACGTTTTCTATAATGCTGCACAAGGATTGTACGTTCTCATGTCGTACAACGTGATTGATCAATCGGTAAAGACACCTATCGTTTGTAATGGATTTACAATTTTGGAACAAGGTGAGCTGTGCTACTTCCGTAATGGAGATGAGCAGACGAAGCACCACATGATGCAAATATGGCAAACCCCTTATTTGAAAGGTGATATTGTACCGTCAGAGCATCAAGATACCATGCTCTATAAAATAGGTAACAAGGACATTGTAAAAGCAATGGCCGAAGCAAACGAGCTACTGACTCTTTTAAATAAAGAAGACAGCTACGGCGGTTTATATGATGATATCGCTCGTGCCTCAAAAGATATCCTAGACGCATACTATTGGCTGCCAGAAGAGGAAACCAAGCAGATCAATCTGCCTCTTGGCGAAATCAACAAAGCATCTAATGCTGCGATTGACGAGTTTGAGAAAGTCAAGCAAATGCGCAAACAAGCAGCTGCAGAGACTAAGGATATTTCTAAAAAGGCTGAGACGCTATTCAGCAAAATAAAAAGCACGTCGTTCAAATCTATTAATGATTTTGTAGAGCTGTTAACTCAACTGCGCAGTTTGCGTGGTGAAGCGATAGGTTTGTATGAAATACGTTATGTAGATACCGATTTCATAAAAGGAATCGAGGATCAAATCGTGGAGCAAAACGAAGTGATTTCTCGTCGTGCGGTTACCTTTTTGTTAGATGATAAGGCTCTAGCACCTTATCATGAGGCTGTTGCCGAAAAGCAAAAAGCTCTCGATGCTACTAAAAAGGTTATCGAGATTAAAAACCTTGAAAAGGAGGTCAATCAGATTGCAGAAGATCTGGAGTTACTAATAGAAATCGTTTCTAATCTGGATATTGAGGACACGTCGCATTCCACTAAAATTATTGAGAACATCTCCTTGATATTTGCGACCATCAATCAGGTAAAAGCGGCGATTAAAAACAAGGTGAAAATTGTAGGTAAAAAAGAAGCTCAAGCCGATTTTGCCGCACAGCTGAAGTTGATTGATCAGAGCATTATCAATTACCTAGACATTGCCAACACGCCAGAAAAGTGTGATGAATTCTTAACTAAAATCTCCATACAGCTAGAAGAGCTAGAAGGAAAGTTTGCGGATTATGATGAGTACATCACAGAAATTATTGCCAAGCGTGAAGAAGTGTATGCCGCTTTTGATAATCGCAAAAGCAGTCTGATAGAAGCGCGTAATAAAAAGGCAATATCCTACCAAAACGCTGCAGAACGTATTATCAAAGGGGTTCAAAAAAGAGCACAATCACTGGATAGCGCGACAGAAATCAACGGCTATTTTGCCAGTGATTTAATGATTAATAAAGTGCGAGACATCATCGCACAATTAAAAGATCTGGAGGACGCTGGAAAAGCCGAAGCCATTGAAACAGCCCTCAAAGTAGCTCGAGAAGATGCCTTGAGAAAACTCAAGGATAAGAACGAGCTTTATGAGGATGGTGATAACATCATCAAGCTGGGCAAGCATAAATTTGGCGTTAATAAACAACAGCTGGACTTAACCATAGTCTTCAAGGATAATGCGCTGTTTTATCATCTTACAGGGACCGATTTCTATCAGGAATTACACAATGAGATCCTGACGCAATCCAAAGGAATCTGGAATCAAGAATTGGTTTCAGAAAACTCTGAAGTCTATCGGGCGGCTTATCTCGCCTACTCTATCTTTAAAACTGGAGACAAAGAAGCTTTGAGAATGATGAGTCCTACAGATTTGCTATTGCGCGTGCAGGAAATAGCGAGCGGCAACTATTCTGGCGGTTATGTGAAAGGTGTTCACGATCACGACACAGCACAGATTTTAAGCGTTTTATTACACAAACATCATGATCTAGGCTTGCTCACATATGATCCAAACACGAGAGCAAAAGCGCAGTTTTTTTGGAACAGTTTAGAGCAGTCGCAACGTTCCAACCTCAACCGTATTTTAAAAAGTGCTGGCGAGGTGTTATCTGTTTTTCCAGATAGTAAAGAGTATGATTTTATTGTGGAGGAATTGGCTGATGAGATTTTTAAAGCCAATAGTGCAAACAAGACCGACTTCGACAAGCTCAGTCTGACAAAGGAAAAAACACCAAGCGATGTCACGTTGAGCCTGTCGAAACGGAGTTTAGATTCTATAAAGCATAATTCCAACTCGACTGCTGGAAACGAACACCAAATCGCTGAATATCTATTCAATGAACTAAAAGACAACGATCATTTTACTGTAAGTACGAGTGCTATTCAGTTAAAGGAAGCTTTTGAGAAAAAAATAAAATCTCAAAATGCCGATTTGAAATTCAAGAAAAGTCTAGAAGCCTGTGAGGACGAGAAGTCTAAAGTAGAACTGGTGAGACATTGGGTTTCTGCTTTCGCGAAAGCGGAATCAAAACAAGCTTTATTGCCCTATACAAACGAATGTGTTGCTAACATCCTCTACGGAAAACTGACTGCCGATAAAACGGTAGCAATATCGCCTGTGGAAACAATTACAGGATTAAAAGGATCGCATGGAACGATCAACGAAAGTGAATTTGTATTCAATTACCACGAGTTTGTGAACGTTTTGGAGCATTTTACTACTGTAAAAGTGCCAGCTTATGAAACCTTTAGAAAAGCAAAACATCAAGTAACTGAAGAGTTAAAAGAATCGTTGCGATTGGAAGAATTCAAGCCACGAGTGCTAAGCTCATTTGTGCGTAACAAATTGATCGACCAAGTATATTTCCCATTGATAGGCGATAATCTGGCCAAACAATTAGGAACCGTAGGCGATACGAAACGTACCGACCGAATGGGATTGTTGCTCTTGATATCACCACCAGGTTATGGTAAAACCACCTTGATGGAATACATGGCTAACCGGTTGGGCTTGATTTTTATGAAAATCAACGGTCCAGCTATAGGTCACGATATTACCTCTGTAGATCCAGAAGCTGCTTCTAATGCGGCAACTCGTGAAGAACTCAAAAAGCTGAATCTTGCTTTTGAAATGGGTGATAACGTGATGTTATATCTGGATGATATCCAGCACTGTAATCCCGAGTTTTTACAAAAGTTCATCAGTCTGTCTGATGGAACACGTAAGATTGAAGGAGTTTATAATGGCAAGCCTAAAACCTATGATCTACGTAGTAAGAAATTCTGCGTGATCATGGCTGGTAATCCTTATACAGAAAGCGGAGATAAATTCCAGATTCCAGACATGCTTGCCAACCGTGCAGATATTTATAATCTTGGAGATATCATAGGCGATACGGCTCATTTGTTTGAACTAAGTCTGGTTGAAAATGCATTAACGAGCAATCCAGTATTACAACAGTTAAGTAACAAGCACTTTGATGATGTATATGCCTTAATCGATCGAGTTCAAAATGGCGCCAGCGATAACGAACTCAAAGGAAACCACAGCAACCAAGAAATAGCCGACTATGTCGCTGTCCTAGAAAAGGTATTGAAGATACGGGATACGGTTCTTAAAGTAAATGAAGCGTACATCGCCAGCGCAGGAATGGAAGATGCTTATCGTACGGAGCCTTCTTTCAAACTACAAGGTTCTTATCGTGATATGAATAAACTGGTCGCTAAAGTTGTTCCTATCATGGATGATAAAGAGTTACAAACTCTCCTATCATCACACTATGAAAGTGAATCACAAACCTTAACCAGCGCTGCAGAAGCAAACTTGTTGAAATACAAAGAACTGGTAAGCACCATAAAACCAAAAGAGCAAGAACGATGGACAGCCATCAAAGAAATTTTTGCAAAAAATAACAAGCTGAACGGTCTAGGTGGGCAAAATCAAATGTCTCAAGTATTGAATCAGATGATGGATTTTACTGAAAATCTAGAGGGAATAAAAGAGGTGTTGAAGAAAGGGTTAGCTAAGTAA
- a CDS encoding metal-dependent transcriptional regulator, which produces MHSVSEENYIKAIYHLQKGTALVSTNEIAGEMNTKASSVTDMLKRLADKNLAEYIPYKGSRLTKSGIDCANQIVRKHRLWEVFLVEKLDFTWDEVHDVAEQLEHIQSRKLIDELDKHLGFPRKDPHGDPIPDRDGNYEEVQQIQLSKLTKGDQGTITGVIDTSSSFLKYLDKHQIELGSHIEVLEREEFDGSFVIKTDYKTLHISQAIANNIYLNSQS; this is translated from the coding sequence ATGCATTCAGTATCAGAGGAAAACTATATTAAGGCCATCTATCATCTTCAAAAAGGAACTGCGCTAGTTTCTACTAATGAGATTGCTGGAGAAATGAATACTAAGGCTTCCTCGGTTACGGATATGCTTAAAAGGCTGGCAGATAAAAATCTAGCAGAATACATTCCTTATAAAGGCTCGCGACTCACAAAGAGCGGCATCGATTGTGCCAACCAGATCGTTAGAAAGCATCGGCTTTGGGAGGTTTTTCTGGTAGAAAAGCTAGATTTCACTTGGGATGAGGTTCATGATGTGGCAGAACAGCTGGAACATATCCAGTCTCGCAAACTCATTGATGAACTGGATAAGCACTTGGGCTTTCCCAGAAAGGATCCGCATGGCGATCCTATTCCTGACCGAGATGGGAATTATGAAGAGGTCCAACAAATCCAATTATCAAAACTTACCAAGGGTGATCAGGGAACCATCACTGGCGTTATCGATACGTCCAGTAGTTTTTTAAAATATTTGGATAAGCACCAGATAGAGTTGGGCAGTCATATCGAGGTCTTGGAACGTGAAGAATTTGACGGGTCCTTCGTTATTAAAACCGATTATAAAACTCTACACATTTCACAGGCGATCGCAAACAATATTTATTTAAACTCCCAATCATGA
- a CDS encoding transporter, which produces MKKWAYFMMTSFTASGFAQELIEPATTMNTGEFQAQIAVIYTENSEFRFRESVLTYNNTLLLYGIFPHMELRLGIDVNSSETTDGGARIGDRTSGTTPLQIGAKYRFFQQTESTPEISVMSHVFLPLTASSDNKPNYTGYDLWVLGLHQINDQHAVRVNIGAATGGDSRGILPLYILAHNWLPFGKWGLNTEVYGEFPSNESSKHFFDVGISYFFRPTVQLDLNAGRGINNNQSILASMRLTYTII; this is translated from the coding sequence ATGAAAAAGTGGGCGTATTTCATGATGACTAGCTTTACGGCCTCAGGTTTTGCGCAAGAACTCATAGAGCCTGCGACAACCATGAATACTGGTGAATTTCAAGCACAGATTGCTGTGATCTATACAGAAAATAGTGAGTTCCGCTTTCGCGAAAGCGTACTAACCTACAACAATACCCTACTACTTTATGGCATTTTTCCTCATATGGAATTGCGTCTGGGAATTGATGTCAACTCCTCAGAAACCACGGATGGCGGCGCTAGGATAGGTGATAGAACTAGCGGTACAACGCCTTTACAGATAGGTGCTAAATATCGCTTTTTCCAGCAGACTGAATCCACTCCGGAGATATCAGTCATGAGTCACGTATTTCTGCCACTTACGGCTAGTTCTGACAACAAACCAAACTATACTGGATATGATCTCTGGGTTCTAGGATTACATCAAATCAACGATCAACATGCCGTCCGTGTTAATATAGGAGCGGCTACTGGTGGAGATTCAAGAGGTATTTTGCCATTATATATTCTGGCCCACAACTGGCTACCCTTTGGGAAATGGGGTTTGAATACTGAAGTATATGGCGAATTTCCATCAAATGAATCATCCAAACATTTCTTTGACGTTGGTATTAGCTACTTTTTTAGACCTACGGTTCAGCTAGACCTCAACGCTGGTCGTGGCATCAACAATAACCAATCGATTCTCGCCAGCATGAGACTCACTTATACTATTATTTGA
- a CDS encoding metal ABC transporter solute-binding protein, Zn/Mn family, with product MKHGILIIITLILVSCGGPKASDGKLQVVTTTTMITDMVKNIGGDKIDVQGLMGSGVDPHLYKASEGDVSKLFNADLIIYNGLHLEGKLVEVFEKMNAQGKNTLAISDALDKSTLIGSEYFASSYDPHIWFDVDYWKSMTIYITQQLSDLDPENAETYKANNDAYLATIDQLENDLKATIEQLPAEKRILVTAHDAFNYFGRKFGFEVVGLQGLSTATEAGVQDVQRITQFIIDNQVKAVFIESSVPRRTVEALQAAVRAQSQEVQIGGELYSDALGSAGTPEGTYVGMYRHNVETIVNALK from the coding sequence ATGAAACATGGAATTTTAATTATCATAACCTTAATACTAGTATCCTGTGGTGGTCCCAAGGCAAGTGATGGAAAGTTACAAGTTGTTACCACAACAACCATGATTACTGATATGGTCAAAAACATAGGCGGCGACAAAATTGATGTCCAAGGATTGATGGGTAGCGGCGTCGATCCACACTTATATAAGGCAAGTGAAGGTGATGTATCTAAGCTCTTCAACGCAGACCTCATCATTTATAACGGGCTGCATCTAGAAGGAAAATTGGTCGAAGTGTTCGAAAAAATGAATGCGCAGGGAAAAAACACATTGGCGATTAGTGATGCGCTTGATAAAAGCACGTTGATAGGTAGCGAGTATTTTGCCAGTAGCTACGATCCGCATATTTGGTTTGATGTAGATTACTGGAAGTCAATGACAATCTATATTACCCAACAATTGTCAGACCTAGACCCAGAAAATGCGGAAACCTATAAAGCCAACAACGATGCCTACTTAGCAACTATTGATCAATTGGAAAATGATCTCAAAGCAACCATAGAGCAATTACCAGCAGAGAAGAGAATCCTTGTAACCGCCCATGATGCATTTAATTACTTTGGTAGAAAATTTGGTTTTGAGGTGGTTGGATTACAAGGACTTTCTACAGCAACCGAAGCTGGTGTGCAAGATGTCCAGCGCATTACTCAATTCATTATCGATAATCAAGTCAAAGCCGTTTTTATAGAAAGTAGCGTACCGCGACGTACGGTTGAAGCATTGCAGGCAGCGGTACGTGCCCAAAGTCAAGAGGTACAAATAGGTGGAGAGTTATATAGCGATGCCTTAGGAAGTGCTGGCACACCTGAAGGCACCTACGTTGGAATGTATCGCCATAACGTAGAAACCATAGTTAACGCACTGAAATAA
- a CDS encoding metal ABC transporter ATP-binding protein, which produces MEEKIAVAVDDLTVAYNYKPVLWDIDLSIPEGVLMAIVGPNGAGKSTLIKSILGIIDPIAGSVAIYGKPYSKQRDKVAYVPQKGSVDWDFPTTALDVVMMGTYGSLGWIKRPGAKEKKQALEALEKVGMLAFKSRQISQLSGGQQQRIFLARALVQNAAIYFMDEPFQGVDATTEIAIINILKELRKAGKTVIVVHHDLQTVPEYFDWVTFLNVKHIATGPVKDIFNDDNLTKTYGINYKVAVQQ; this is translated from the coding sequence ATGGAAGAAAAGATAGCAGTAGCGGTAGATGATTTAACGGTAGCCTACAATTATAAGCCTGTGTTATGGGACATAGATTTATCCATCCCAGAAGGCGTTCTTATGGCCATCGTTGGTCCGAATGGTGCAGGAAAATCGACGCTGATAAAATCCATTTTGGGAATCATTGATCCTATTGCTGGGTCTGTGGCAATTTATGGGAAACCCTATAGCAAACAACGCGATAAAGTAGCCTACGTACCACAAAAAGGTAGCGTGGATTGGGATTTCCCTACGACAGCGCTGGATGTGGTAATGATGGGAACTTATGGCTCTCTGGGCTGGATCAAGCGCCCAGGTGCCAAAGAAAAAAAACAGGCGCTGGAAGCATTGGAAAAAGTTGGAATGCTGGCATTTAAAAGTAGACAAATCAGCCAATTGAGTGGTGGACAGCAACAGCGTATTTTCCTTGCCAGAGCATTAGTGCAGAACGCTGCGATCTATTTCATGGACGAACCTTTCCAAGGTGTGGATGCAACCACTGAAATCGCCATTATCAACATCCTCAAAGAATTACGTAAGGCAGGAAAAACGGTCATCGTCGTACATCATGATTTACAGACCGTTCCGGAATATTTTGACTGGGTGACTTTTTTAAATGTAAAACACATTGCTACGGGACCAGTGAAAGATATTTTCAACGATGATAACCTGACTAAAACTTATGGTATTAATTATAAAGTAGCAGTGCAGCAATAA
- a CDS encoding metal ABC transporter permease — protein sequence MDITQYFTDYTLRTITLGTAVLGAICGMLGSFAVLRKQSLLGDAISHAALPGIAIAFLITGAKDSNVLLLGALVSGLIGVWWIRGITTKTHLKTDTALGLILSLFFGFGMLLLTYIQKQPNANQAGLDKYLFGQAATLVESDVIMMSIVTGISLLVMLLFWKEFKLLLFDKNYAMTLGFNTKFIDGLISFFIVLAIVIGLQTVGVVLMSAMLLAPAAAARQWTNSLSVMVLLAAIFGMFSGVFGTAISASQPNVSTGPVIVLVAAVFVAVSFIFSPGRGILFKQLRLLRNRRELELQKTLYFMYTIVREHEDISRPHAIRILNNFQGFTKNTLSQLEHKHWIEISGNQWSLTNSGFETASNLYNTNIPES from the coding sequence GTGGACATTACGCAATACTTTACGGATTACACTTTACGTACCATTACGCTGGGAACAGCCGTGCTGGGTGCGATCTGTGGTATGCTGGGAAGTTTTGCGGTGTTACGCAAACAAAGCTTATTGGGTGATGCGATTTCGCACGCTGCCTTACCAGGAATAGCGATTGCGTTTCTCATCACTGGTGCTAAAGATTCCAATGTATTGTTATTAGGTGCCCTCGTCAGCGGTTTAATAGGTGTCTGGTGGATTCGTGGGATCACCACTAAAACACATTTAAAAACCGATACCGCTTTGGGCTTAATTTTAAGTCTGTTTTTTGGGTTTGGGATGTTGTTGTTGACCTACATCCAAAAACAGCCCAATGCCAATCAAGCTGGATTGGACAAATATTTATTTGGTCAAGCGGCAACCTTAGTGGAAAGTGATGTCATCATGATGAGCATTGTTACTGGTATCAGTTTATTAGTGATGCTGCTGTTTTGGAAGGAGTTTAAGCTATTACTGTTTGATAAAAACTATGCCATGACTTTGGGTTTCAATACCAAGTTTATTGATGGCTTGATCAGCTTCTTTATTGTTTTGGCGATTGTCATAGGATTACAAACCGTTGGTGTTGTTTTGATGAGTGCGATGCTGCTCGCGCCTGCAGCTGCAGCAAGACAGTGGACCAATAGTTTGAGTGTGATGGTGTTGCTTGCGGCGATTTTCGGAATGTTTTCTGGTGTATTTGGTACTGCTATTAGTGCAAGTCAGCCTAATGTTTCAACGGGTCCGGTAATTGTTCTGGTAGCAGCCGTATTTGTCGCTGTTTCATTTATATTTTCTCCTGGTCGTGGAATACTATTTAAACAATTACGATTGCTGCGCAATCGTCGTGAGCTTGAGCTACAAAAAACGTTGTACTTCATGTACACAATTGTAAGAGAACATGAAGATATCTCAAGACCTCACGCCATTAGAATTTTAAATAATTTTCAGGGATTTACTAAAAATACGTTGTCCCAATTAGAACACAAGCATTGGATTGAAATCAGCGGTAACCAATGGTCACTAACCAATTCTGGATTTGAAACCGCTTCTAATTTGTATAATACCAATATCCCAGAATCATGA
- a CDS encoding metal ABC transporter permease, which translates to MNPSIEIQLIAAVTAAACAIPGVFLVLRKMALISDAISHSILPGIVIGFMITQDLASPWLILLAAVSGIITVVLVEMIQKTGLVKEDTAIGLVFPALFSIGVILIAQNANDVHLDVDAVLLGELAFAPFDRLYIDSIDAGPKALWVISTILVITIGLLLAFYKELKLSTFDIGLSSALGFSPVILHYGLMSVASVTTVAAFDAVGAILVVALMITPAAAAYLLTTDLKKMLVLSLLFGVGSAIGGYWFARWLDASISGSITTVLGLLFLAIYLFAPSKGLIAVLLRQNRQRKEVSLLTFLLHLNNHDSLEERNVAHLQEHINWHHVRAKSVLDLAVQNNLITIENQLVSLTNKGLEFTEKALEYIITNKDEKIEDMKNDFFLFRG; encoded by the coding sequence ATGAATCCGTCGATAGAGATACAGCTTATTGCCGCCGTCACTGCTGCTGCCTGTGCGATTCCAGGTGTGTTCTTGGTATTGCGTAAAATGGCACTTATCAGTGATGCGATCAGTCATTCCATTTTGCCTGGAATCGTGATTGGTTTCATGATTACTCAAGATCTCGCGTCGCCGTGGTTGATCCTTCTCGCAGCTGTCAGCGGAATTATCACAGTAGTTCTAGTAGAAATGATTCAGAAAACAGGACTGGTCAAAGAGGATACCGCAATAGGCCTAGTATTTCCCGCACTGTTTAGTATAGGTGTAATACTGATCGCGCAAAATGCTAATGATGTTCACCTTGATGTGGATGCGGTATTGTTAGGCGAATTAGCTTTTGCACCTTTTGATCGACTTTATATAGACAGTATTGACGCTGGACCTAAAGCACTATGGGTAATTTCTACCATTCTAGTGATCACCATAGGTTTATTACTAGCCTTTTATAAAGAATTAAAGTTGAGCACCTTTGACATCGGGCTTTCTTCGGCGTTAGGATTCTCGCCTGTAATATTACATTATGGATTGATGAGTGTAGCTTCTGTAACTACCGTAGCTGCTTTTGATGCCGTTGGTGCTATTCTGGTGGTTGCCCTTATGATAACTCCAGCGGCAGCCGCATATTTATTGACAACAGACTTGAAAAAGATGCTGGTGCTGTCACTTCTTTTTGGAGTTGGTAGTGCCATAGGTGGATATTGGTTTGCAAGATGGTTGGATGCCTCTATATCGGGATCTATTACAACTGTTTTGGGATTATTATTTCTTGCGATCTATCTTTTTGCTCCCAGTAAAGGTCTGATCGCTGTACTGTTACGTCAGAATCGTCAACGCAAAGAAGTTTCCCTGCTCACTTTTTTATTACACCTCAATAATCATGATAGTTTAGAAGAACGTAACGTGGCTCACTTACAAGAACATATCAACTGGCATCATGTAAGAGCCAAATCCGTTCTAGATCTTGCAGTCCAAAATAACCTGATCACGATTGAAAATCAATTGGTTTCTCTGACCAATAAAGGCCTTGAGTTCACGGAAAAAGCTTTGGAATATATTATCACCAACAAGGACGAAAAAATCGAAGACATGAAAAATGACTTCTTCCTATTTAGGGGTTGA